In one window of Vespa crabro chromosome 6, iyVesCrab1.2, whole genome shotgun sequence DNA:
- the LOC124425201 gene encoding protein dopey-1 homolog isoform X4: protein MGSITMEECELMKDSKYRVYVSAVDKALKNFEYTSEWADLISALGKLNKVLLNHMKFPVIPRRIKISKRLAQCMHPALPSGVHLKALETYDTIFKCMGTNRLSHELFIYSAGLFPLLGHAAMNVRPSLLTVYETHFVPLGERLRPGLSGFLSGVLPGLEDGSDHFDRTNSLLEKVCEGVGAEHFYACLWDCLASNSGIRLPAISFVLSHLNKKIPMEEQKFIMGTDSDIMITALCAGVQDNSVLVQRSALDLLLVGFPVHNSLLLYKDMVLLITAALTTILRRDMSLNRRLFAWLLGTEVNTSILKTKAPSTTNEVLEDAATYFDTYAKEMLIEAIKSLLKNSCEENPQDLKPYRILVSLLDKSDIGPIILDDILFEIFRTFYIACGQSSRIPKTNEVVKSANLLFSTLEPSYVWIHCGFLFEKACQARIKTQCEIKETIVKSIGCGMPNLIEICILTEFLLDTVSLDTFIDTPSDHLPTLFYNIISKLLCHIDLLSCMEISKSLQLCAKILSKVQPTVATTQTDKREIDAKLDSSQNNATTSSNDNSLIAIPLEKSQSDSKLNKADTMNSSYNEKSPNLRRRANSGGTTKRIEKKSKKKGSRSTSKLNDASVTQTDNINVSINEDFKLLSRNKSMENIQTNSEEKEKNALEEKSTILNRNSVYNYMDSTNSLIKETSSAFQAQHSMLEKCLRQYEIFYVKLISNRVLAKEKTVQNMFDSLLISCPRESFNERMHYLELLLNSRLNLEDSGFFSQDLSVVEDIKCFDILHSYTDTIAQSEWEESVKIASTLLVELSTFPKYFLSGDGLLLEDEPKGAIVFPDWLKVLIVCACWLGKQPTLQLTSIATLLDLIALLKAHSDIEIYPKSGEGVTTVVMIPLLKQWHITYLIQYTNVFQVLAHSLWHHLGELPAHKYRMRCVELMHELHHALHDSCDAVEDVIGSALASDNMEKKIEAFNRFATLWHLGREIETNPRLRGCLRAFDQSLLKMLDNLQLSDNSPLKLLAQSWLLHSLMRGDISRILDPLLTMLLDPSTCRMSVLHVSIQHSNTVLTKNDPVEEKSEIQDDTEGAAKIYAISSVDGNVIYHVSDGMNEDKKSKKEKKKKKSINPVKVKRIFAVTTLATGDNCNHYVTERNQFMKELEVPPSISGNRKISVFVNPLSINCNENSNDSLTEDDSFSSMKKSNLTTEILKNATRFKKIDFDKGSTASLDESLFESANSSLKGKDKNALKKMNGDIGSSLDSITNSFDSSSPEINNKQNKPKKEHIMISGGSREVAGTILKGKYQSTNEFTTGYDVHDVGSFETSAEVPSWTMEGEEGDIDLSTTAEEYFSNSSTTSIVEEILNEVLDRVMQMCDVETSKNTDDVIQNNVKVNRNSGVGVHNLHSHMLLYCGVYDSTRTLYALRTLRNELITNTRMFLCCAATTGVANATKNTTLLNLLARHRKSVFGRNFHGDVAYTEFIAAYRSSMYLEVLISVCLYFARSYYPNLGQMRLTQEEISGNRQVQLASAELLTLIFSELIHIVRDSGKGFSCYIVDLLAKCKVQKVALHCLVSSVMSMKNANKENEEIFTFTEEIISFNDPIIENEINKCKYRASDHTEAFQIQLLRLLLALIMLEHQCSIQKGEEIGVMTTSIPSTPTRSVSSLTANSLKYVPGIPIPQQSMFLNSILSALQLEHMRHLHQHWTTLVTSSLPFMGSSLTSIVTSVIHQLCYNIEHLASYYINEEATLLSKLQDISTVECCLPADYTVTHLEALTFLLHYCLLDTSQQIGFSFNQPLSGTVQTGVPGANPGQIFSNLIHVFMPSPLSSELTSKEKNGANELHQHARRTALSHLPRIIASLSTLWQAVLATKDNEQATCVVGSPRIVKHQLLELLSPISFHHGVNFLAAVAVAWHERRQSTASSKKVLPEACPNQQVMVHLVSAIRVIPIDTLVQTVHQVVKTPPPIHGVKQDFSLEVSVLELLYVYMQSNASQSLIESWASLLGLLKDGLSLTAPAQFLLLAILNEYVQKCPPMQEKKDIRDLQDVSAKLIESCSQIAGACLEQTTWLRRNLAVREDVFEVVEGSSEGKEGKSGAVTPGTPPNVAFSVQAQGVLAEILAPLLDVSYGSQEKERVVTLLTNLMYNVTPYLKNHTMKNIASFTACSQLLSSLSGYQYTRKAWRKDVLDLLLDPAFFQMTPACLPYWRTIIDNLMTHDNTTFRDLMNRVSMAQSSSISIFSTREQEYEQKAQLLKRLAFVILCSEMDQYHKYMPEIQERLADSLRLPQVIPSIQAQVFLCFRVLLLRMSPQHATSLWPVIVSELVQVFLYIEHELNTDSEEFSNGLQAHGHPHWLQLQLAAAKLLDLVLLLPAHRLPQFQMYRWAFVGDAAVGCSNNNNLSSDFVPHITRIAKLMDNKYKQETPVSQITPGELILTSNSIRSLQDLHHFFTRLSRKSNNVCAPINNIQLESVIEQDFLEKMPAVPAR from the exons ATGGGTTCCATCACTATGGAAGAATGTGAACTTATGAAAGATTCTAAATATCGCgt CTATGTCTCTGCTGTAGACAAggctttaaaaaattttgaatatacTAGCGAATGGGCAGATCTTATTTCTGCGCTTGGTAAATTAaacaaagtattattaaatcatatgAAGTTTCCAGTAATTCcaaggagaataaaaatatcaaagagatTAGCACAATGTATGCATCCTGCTTTGCCTTCTGGCGTTCATTTAAAAGCTTTGGAAACTTACGATACCATTTTTAAATGCATGGGTACAAATAGACTTAGCCatgaactttttatatatagtgcag gTCTTTTCCCATTATTGGGCCATGCTGCTATGAATGTAAGACCATCTTTATTGACTGTATATGAAACTCATTTTGTACCCCTTGGAGAAAGACTAAGACCAGGATTGAGTGGATTTTTAAGTGGCGTACTTCCTGGCTTGGAAGATGGTTCTGATCATTTTGATag aaCTAACTCTCTGTTAGAGAAAGTATGTGAAGGAGTAGGTGCAGAGCATTTTTATGCATGCTTATGGGATTGTTTGGCTTCAAATTCTGGAATACGTTTACCTGCTATATCTTTTGTACTGTcacatttgaataaaaaaatacctaTGGAAGAGCAGAAATTTATTATGGGTACTGACAGTGATATTatg ATTACTGCGTTATGCGCTGGAGTACAGGATAACTCAGTTCTAGTACAAAGAAGTGCTTTGGACTTATTATTGGTTGGTTTTCCTGTACACAAtagtttattgttatataaggatatggtattattaattacagcTGCTCTTACTACGATATTGAGAAGAGACATGAGCTTGAACag GCGTCTATTTGCATGGCTTTTGGGAACTGAAGTAAATACATCAATCTTAAAAACGAAAGCTCCTTCAACGACCAATGAAGTTCTAGAGGATGCAGCTACTTATTTTGATACATATGCAAAAGAAATGTTAATTGAAGCtattaaatcattattgaaaaatagttGCGAAGAAAATCCTCAAGATTTAAAACCATATAGAATATTAGTTTCATTATTAGATAAATCAGATATTGGACCAATAATCTTAGATGACATtttgtttgaaatatttag aACTTTTTATATTGCTTGCGGACAGTCAAGTAGAATACCAAAAACCAATGAAGTGGTCAAATCAGCAAATTTGCTATTTTCAACATTAGAACCGTCTTATGTTTGGATACATTGTGgttttttgtttgaaaaagCTTGTCAAGCTAGGATTAAAACTCAGTGTGAAATCAAAGAGACGATTGTTAAATCTATTGGTTGTGGAATGccaaatttaattgaaatatgcaTATTAACAGAATTTCTATTAGATACTGTATCATTGGACACATTTATAGATACCCCTTCTGATCATTTACCTACTTTGTTTTACAACATTATTAGTAAATTATTGTGCCATATCGATCTGCTTTCTTGTATGGAAATCTCAAAAAGTCTTCAACTATGTGCGAAGATTCTATCCAAAGTACAACCAACAGTAGCGACAACACAAACAGACAAGCGTGAAATAGATGCAAAATTGGATTCTTCTCAAAATAATGCTACTACAAGTAGCAATGATAATTCTTTGATTGCAATTCCATTGGAAAAAAGTCAATCAGATAGTAAATTAAACAAAGCTGATACTATGAATAGTtcttataatgaaaaaagtcCAAATCTTAGAAGAAGAGCAAATTCTGGTGGTACTActaaaagaattgaaaaaaaatctaagaagaaaggaagtagAAGTACTTCCAAACTGAATGATGCTTCTGTAACACAAACTGACAACATTAATGTTTCAATTAATGaagattttaaattattatcaagaaataaaagtatggAAAATATACAGACAAATtctgaagaaaaagagaaaaatgcgttggaagaaaaatcaacgatattaaatCGTAATTCTGTATACAATTATATGGATTCTAcgaattcattaataaaagaaacatctTCAGCATTTCAAGCTCAACATTCGATGCTGGAAAAATGTTTACgtcaatatgaaattttttatgtgAAATTAATTAGTAACAGAGTACTTGCTAAAGAAAAGACTGTACAGAATATGTTTGAtagtttattaatttcttgtcCTAGAGAAAGTTTTAACGAAAGAATGCATTATTTAGAACTTCTATTGAACTCCAGATTAAATTTGGAAGATTCTGGGTTCTTCAGTCAAGATTTATCTGTTGTTGAAGACATTAAATGTTTTGATATTCTTCACTCATATACTGACACAATAGCTCAATCTGAATGGGAAGAATCTGTTAAAATTGCATCAACTTTACTTGTTGAATTATCAACTTttccaaaatattttctttctggaGATGGTTTATTGCTGGAAGATGAACCAAAAGGAGCAATTGTCTTTCCTGATTGGCTAAAGGTCTTGATTGTTTGTGCTTGCTGGTTAGGAAAACAACCAACATTGCAGTTAACAAGTATTGCAACATTGCTAGATTTAATAGCATTGTTAAAGGCACATagtgatatagaaatatatccaAAAAGTGGAGAAGGTGTAACAACTGTAGTTATGATACCATTATTAAAACAGTGGCATATAACTTACTTAATACAGTATACCAACGTATTTCAA GTGTTAGCACATTCTTTGTGGCATCATCTTGGTGAGTTACCTGCTCATAAATACAGGATGAGATGTGTTGAGTTAATGCATGAATTACATCATGCTTTGCATGATTCCTGTGATGCCGTTGAAGATGTAATAGGATCTGCACTTGCATCTGATAACatggagaaaaagatagaagcgTTCAATAGATTTGCAACCTTATGGCACCTTGGACGAGAAATTGAAACAAATCCTAGACTACGCGGATGCTTACGAGCATTCGACCA GTCCTTGTTAAAAATGTTAGATAATCTTCAATTATCAGATAATTCaccattgaaattacttgcaCAGTCGTGGCTTCTTCATTCACTTATGCGAGGAGATATTTCTCGTATATTGGATCCATTACTAACTATGTTATTAGATCCGTCTACATGTCGTATGAGTGTCCTCCATGTTAGTATACAACATAGTAATACtgttttaacaaaaaatgatCCTGTTGAAGAAAAATCTGAAATACAAGATGATACAGAAGGTGCTGCTAAGATATATGCAATTAGTTCTGTAGatggtaatgttatatatcATGTTAGCGATGGCATGAATGAggataaaaaatcaaaaaaggaaaaaaagaaaaaaaaatctataaatcctgtaaaagtaaaaagaatatttgctGTTACGACATTAGCTACTGGTGATAATTGTAATCACTATGTTACTGAACGAAATCAGTTTATGAAGGAATTAGAAGTTCCACCTAGTATTTCTGGCAATCGCAAAATTTCAGTATTTGTAAATCCTCTGTCAATAAATTGTAACGAAAATTCAAATGATTCGTTAACAGAGGATGACTCTTTTTCCAGtatgaaaaaatcaaatttgacaacagaaatattaaaaaatgctactagatttaaaaaaatagattttgatAAAGGCTCTACAGCTAGTCTTGATGAGAGTCTCTTTGAATCTGCTAATTCAAGTCTCAAAGGAAAGGACAAAAatgctttaaaaaaaatgaatggcGACATAGGGTCATCATTGGATTCTATTACAAATAGTTTTGATTCTAGTAGTCCAGAAATAAACAATAAGCAAAATAAGCCAAAAAAGGAACATATTATGATATCAGGTGGTTCAAGAGAAGTAGCAGGAACTATTTTAAAAGGCAAATATCAAAGTACTAATGAATTTACGACAGGCTATGATGTACATGATGTAGGAAGCTTTGAAACAAGTGCTGAAGTTCCTAGTTGGACAATGGAGGGTGAAGAAGGTGATATTGACTTGAGTACTACAGCAGAAGAATATTTCAGTAATTCTAGTACGACCAGCATTGTAGAAGAAATATTGAATGAAGTTCTTGATCGAGTAATGCAAATGTGTGATGTTGAAACTAGTAAGAAT ACGGATGACGttatacaaaataatgtaaaagtaaATCGCAATTCTGGAGTAGGTGTTCACAATCTTCACTCTCATATGCTTCTTTATTGTGGAGTATATGATTCAACAAGAACCTTATATGCTTTACGTACATTGAGAAATGAACTTATAACAAATACTAGAATGTTTCTGTGTTGTGCGGCAACAACTGGTGTCGCTAATGCCACAAAAAATACAAcactattaaatttattagctAGACATAGAAAGAGTGTATTTGGAAGAAACTTTCATGGTGATGTAGCTTATACAGAATTTATAGCAGCCTACAGAAGTAGCATGTATTTGGAAGTTTTAATTAGTGTCTGTCTTTATTTTGCTAGaagttattatcctaatttagGACAAATGAGACTCACACAAGAAGAAATTTCTGGAAATCGACAA gtACAACTTGCAAGTGCAGAACTGTTAACTTTAATATTCTCTGAACTAATTCATATTGTACGAGATTCTGGAAAAGGTTTTAGTTGTTATATAGTAGATTTACTCGCTAAATGCAAAGTACAAAAAGTTGCACTTCATTGTCTTGTATCAAGTGTGATGAGTATGAAAAAtgcaaataaagaaaatgaagaaatctTTACGTTCACcgaagaaataatatcgtttaatgatcctattatagaaaatgaaattaataaatgcaaATATAGAGCAAGTGATCACACTGAAGCTTTTCAAATACAACTCTTAAG GTTGTTGTTAGCTTTGATAATGTTAGAACATCAATGTAGTAtacaaaaaggagaagaaattgGTGTTATGACAACATCTATACCAAGTACCCCAACTCGATCCGTTTCAAGCCTAACAGCTAATAGCTTGAAATATGTACCTGGTATTCCAATTCCACAACAGTCAATGTTTCTTAACAGCATTCTTAGTGCATTACAATTG GAACATATGAGACATCTGCATCAACATTGGACAACTCTTGTTACATCTAGCCTGCCATTTATGGGCTCATCATTAACATCTATAGTAACATCAGTGATTCATCAACTGTGTTATAATATTGAACATTTAGCTTCTTATTACATCAATGAAGAAGCAACTCTGCTTTCAAAATTGCAAGATATAAGCACAGTTGAATGCTGCTTACCTGCTGATTATACAGTCACGCATTTAGAAGCACTAACATTTTTGCTTCATTATTGTTTACTGGATACTTCACAACAAATTGGTTTCTCATTTAATCAACCATTAAGTGGTACCGTTCAAACTGGTGTACCTGGTGCAAATCCTGGACAAATTTTTAGTAATCTTATTCATGTTTTTATGCCAAGTCCGCTTTCGTCg gaACTTacatcaaaagagaaaaatggggCAAATGAATTACATCAACATGCGAGAAGAACAGCATTGAGTCATTTACCAAGAATAATTGCTTCACTTTCAACTTTATGGCAAGCAGTTTTAGCTACAAAGGACAA tGAACAAGCAACTTGTGTAGTTGGCAGTCCAAGAATAGTGAAGCATCAACTATTAGAACTTCTATCACCTATATCTTTTCATCATGGAGTAAACTTTCTTGCTGCAGTTGCAGTTGCTTGGCATGAAAGGCGACAATCTACTGCTTCTTCAAAGAAG gtactCCCAGAAGCTTGTCCAAATCAACAAGTAATGGTACATTTAGTTAGTGCCATACGTGTTATACCAATTGATACATTAGTTCAAACAGTACATCAAGTAGTAAAGACACCACCCCCGATTCATGGTGTTAAACAAGATTTTTCATTAGAAGTTTCTGTGTTAGAATTACTTTATGTTTACATGCAAAGTAATGCTTCACAGTCACTTATTGAATCGTGGGCATCATTACTTGGTTTATTGAAAGATGGTTTATCCTTAACAGCACCTGctcaattcttattattagcaatCTTAAATGAATATGTACAAAAATGCCCTCCCatgcaagagaaaaaagatattcgagACTTACAAGATGTATCTGCAAAG TTAATTGAATCATGTTCACAAATAGCTGGAGCATGTTTAGAACAAACAACATGGTTAAGAAGGAATTTAGCTGTACGCGAAGATGTTTTTGAAGTTGTTGAAGGTTCTTCTGAAGGTAAAGAAGGCAAAAGTGGTGCTG tAACACCAGGCACACCTCCAAATGTAGCTTTTAGTGTTCAAGCACAAGGAGTTTTAGCTGAAATATTAGCACCTTTATTAGATGTCAGTTATGGCtcacaagaaaaagaaagagttgtTACGTTACTTACGAATCTTATGTATAATGTTACACCGTATCTTAAAAATCATAC gATGAAAAATATTGCATCATTCACAGCTTGTTCTCAATTACTAAGTTCTCTTTCCGGATATCAATACACTAGAAAAGCTTGGCGTAAGGATGTGCTTGATTTATTACTTGATCCTGCATTCTTTCAAATGACGCCTGCATGTTTACCATATTGGAGAACAATTATAGATAATCTAATGACACACGATAATACCACTTTCCGAGATTTAATGA atcGCGTTTCAATGGCACAAAGTAGCAGCATCAGTATTTTTTCCACGAGAGAACAGGAATATGAACAAAAAGCACAACTTTTGAAGAGATTggcttttgtaattttatgtaGTGAGATGGatcaatatcataaatatatgcCAGAAATTCAAG aacgaCTTGCTGATAGTCTACGTTTACCGCAAGTGATACCATCAATTCAGGCACAAGTATTTTTGTGTTTTCGGGTATTACTTTTACGAATGTCACCACAACATGCTACTTCTCTGTGGCCTGTTATAGTCAGTGAACTTGTACAAGTTTTTCTATACATCGAACATGAATTAAACACAGACAGCGAGGAATTTAG CAATGGTCTGCAAGCTCATGGTCATCCACACTGGTTACAGTTACAACTTGCTGCTGCTAAATTATTAGATCTTGTGTTATTACTTCCAGCACACAGATTACCGCAATTTCAAAT GTATAGATGGGCATTTGTCGGTGATGCTGCAGTAGGatgttcaaataataataatctctctTCTGATTTTGTGCCACACATAACAAGGATAGCAAAGCTTATGGATAACaag taCAAACAGGAAACACCTGTCTCACAGATAACTCCAGGAGAACTGATCTTAACATCCAATTCAATACGTTCCTTGCAAGATTTGCATCATTTTTTTACTAGGCTTAGTCGTAAATCAAATAACGTTTGTGCTCCtatcaataatatacaatTGGAAAGTGTAATAGAACAAGactttttagaaaaaatgCCGGCTGTACCTGCGAggtag